The window ccacatctaacatctccattgccatctcatagctctccacccacgcctctggctgcagatcggcggtataatttggtaccttacgaggtcccttgaaatccttgggtagtcgcacatgacgcaaagcaggagataaacactgtacccctaaggaactgaacatcgcccctggctccacggaggcagtggggtgaaccggagtatgctgtcgtgcctcgtgtcgagctgtcaactcggcctctcgatgtgcgcggccatgatccacaacatcttgcgcattagcacctcccccagccgggttgttccctcatggcgaatttcggcggcgtgcactactggacacggccggttcgtcttccacgtgtctgctataactccggcttgggcggggagtggagtgaatcctctcacggctgtgtgaatatgcttgttgttgatttagtgctgtctgaaggagatccctggcccgacgtgcttccactgccactggtgactcgccgtcggttgggagggccgccaggcgtgacgcagcggccacaatgttgtccaacgggttggaataatgcccgggcggtgttgatggtacaatgttgttctggcgaggcaggtccgtcgtgcgcggctgaaccggcgctcctgctcccggcgcccccgcctggtttagtgtgggttggttaccagctcctgcgcctggcgtgttgaaaagattctgcggctcataaaccgacgggagacgtgatcggtaccttcttctcatgactttctctgaagcattctgatccagtatAATCCGATAAGCATGTGCTTCCAACTCAgcccgctccgtagccatcctggcgttctctgctgccaggtccgccttggcctgggctatctaatctttcacctttgcaatctccgcatcatgctgatccctggctgctgcgtctacctccgcggacatcaatgttgccagagcgtcgaacaaatcagataagacttgggccggaggtggcGTCGAGCTTCCTTCCCCTGCTagtgtggccgttgttgaaccgaagagcattgctgcggcggtagatgaatgaggcgccgattgtgtgccggccatgaagatagcggcccggtttggcagaccgggggaatccagaatactgttgccctcggattctccctcaatccggccgttctgcaactggtaaagcgatttggttactccagaagactcgtcatcagagcagactacGGTTTCTCCTTCGGACACCGGTCCATCCTCGTGCCCtgatccatggacgacacctacaaaaacatgccttgcctcgggctgaaccggcgaaggacttgcacgccgagccgtttcgatgatgtcggtgcagatgtccggctcgggggccggttcgccgatcttgccgatgaagacgtgaatcccaccaaaggggacccggtacccgtattcgattgaatcggcctcgggaccccatcctgcattgtcgatgtagagcttgccgcggtgactcttcatcatctggcccacagcgtatcccttaagtccatcgaagctgcccttcaagaactcgaaaccatcgtgcgatagccccacggtgggcgccaactggcgtgggtttgtcacggcagatgtcctcatgaaaggacttagttgtggagccatcgcaacgggttatcttaaaggggttaaaccggacaaggggacacgggagtttatactagttcggccccttcgatgaaggtaaaagcctacgtctagttgtgattggtattgctagggtttcgaaggccagggagcgaatccgctttgtctggctttcgagttgttgttgtctgtcccaaaaccgcggccgggtcgtccctttatatacataggttgacgcccaccgggctacagagtcccgaagccggtttataaacgtatccggttcggcctctctctttctatcttactatacaagttacatgactaggccggtttacatttacatactgtaactcgcctttgggccctccgtaaagcacTAGCATCTTTACGTCTTCATGgacttctaatcttcaaggagtcaacccggctacataaggccggtttacctccagtagtaatatccccaacagctacctcgaccacggctacaccaccctacgctctcggctacatcaacaaacggcacaaagggctaccgccttgcttgagcaacctcgccggttttcactccagccacgactccgcgatgcgtcgaNNNNNNNNNNNNNNNNNNNNNNNNNNNNNNNNNNNNNNNNNNNNNNNNNNNNNNNNNNNNNNNNNNNNNNNNNNNNNNNNNNNNNNNNNNNNNNNNNNNNNNNNNNNNNNNNNNNNNNNNNNNNNNNNNNNNNNNNNNNNNNNNNNNNNNNNNNNNNNNNNNNNNNNNNNNNNNNNNNNNNNNNNNNNNNNNNNNNNNNNNNNNNNNNNNNNNNNNgaccgttacgactgtgggggggggggtccgtcggcttgccttcggattcttctccagtctcaccgtctacgtcgctaccattgtgactgcggggggatgttgagtaacatGATTGtataggaaacataggttagactaggatatattctggcttgccttgtactccaagtagatcatgtactcctatatatatgcccacgaggctcaagcaatacaacgaattaTTCCACCAAATCTCTTTCTCCCTTCTAACGTGAATCAAAGGACATCTCCTTTTCTATTTCTACTCATATGATTTGAGATGCATGTTATCTCATTTCCTATAACTTTTCTATTCCAATGATTTCCCTACCCTGTGAATCAAATGAGGCCTAAAGCTCTTTGTTGGTCTGATAGAAACAAGGTTACTCTCTCCAGATATATCCATTTGACCGACAAGTAATACGGATTGGAGTGAGTATCTAATTTTTCATATACAAAAATTGAAAATAATGATACCAAATGatttattagtactacaaattttgaCTGAAACATAGCTACCTCACTCTTCCAAAATCTATAAAAGACTGAGAAATACGAAAGAACATAAAACTCTACATTTTGATTCTAAAAAAACATTGTTTTTTTAAACTGTTTAGGGGCCGAGGGACCAAAGAAAGTAACTTGAGGAAGTGAGTAGGCTCACAAATGAAGAGAAGCTAACACAATGCTAAGCTGAGGGCGCAATGAAACCAGAGAGATTGAACACAAAAGAATGAGAAAATCAACCGAAGGTCTGATTAGTGGCAAAATAAGTAAATTGTCTAGGTTGATACACTAGTGCAGAatcagcctttagtcccggttcgtcacGGCCCGGGACCAAAGTCCCATCATGTGGCACGAGCCCGCGCCGTGggctgggggacctttagtcccggtttaattACGTACCCTGGGTCGCACCTATTTCAGCTCTTGTTTCCATGGGCCTCTAACCCGTTTGATGAACTTTTGTCaaaccctgcccgccggcaaagaaaataaataaatgagttattaattagttgatacGGGAAATGAACTAAAGAGGCCAACCTAGTGTGATAATGATTAAAATTACCTGTCGATCATCCCCTTCATGATTGAGTATTCTTTAgtttctttaagtagtgagtctaatACTTGAACTTTTCCCAAGTCAACTTCAATGATTAGCATGATCCAGTGGAAGCTACATGCGCACATGTTTgtataattaagcgggcatgtgcataactcatgaactacacttattaacatctagtAAGCAAAATAGGATTTGTAGTACAAGACGGTAACACTCACTCGAAATTGTAAGAAAGTAGTAGTATTTCTGGTTGGTTATTTAGTCGCTTCATAAACTCTAGCAAGCTTCTCTCCGTGTCTTTTTTGTGACGTGACCATGTCTCTtcattaacggtatttgggtcaacgaatccaatgccatagcgtccatctCTTTTTATTTCATAAATCTTTATTCTACATAATATCACATAAAAGAATATAGAgaagataattacaggtaatgaacgAGCACAActggagacttaaattacagaaagaaatcacttacagataaTATTAACtgacgagagatttgtcgagtgcgtcttgattgaataattAACTGAAACATTTCTTGAAACTCAACCCACAAATCTttttcatggaagtaatgctctgcCTTGACTTTCATCATGAGGGCCTCTCGCCCATTCTTTACTTCTCTCAGGTACCACTCATGCAATCTGCGCATTCTCGTTGATAGAAGCAGGATCTCCTCGGGCTTGACCAGAGGTTGGACGGAGACATATTTGCATGACAGTTCCTCCTCTCTAAACCCGGGGAGAAACTCGATGCCTAGGAGCTGTTCAACAGTGACATCGGCCTCTTTAGCTTGTCTTCTATGATCGGCGGTACTCACGTGTGGTTGTACAATGAGNNNNNNNNNNNNNNNNNNNNNNNNNNNNNNNNNNNNNNNNNNNNNNNNNNNNNNNNNNNNNNNNNNNNNNNNNNNNNNNNNNNNNNNNNNNNNNNNNNNNNNNNNNNNNNNNNNNNNNNNNNNNNNNNNNNNNNNNNNNNNNNNNNNNNNNNNNNNNNNNNNNNNNNNNNNNNNNNNNNNNNNNNNNNNNNNNNNNNNNNNNNNNNNNNNNNNNNNNNNNNNNNNNNNNNNNNNNNNNNNNNNNNNNNNNNNNNNNNNNNNNNNNNNNNNNNNNNNNNNNNNNNNNNNNNNNNNNNNNNNNNNNNNNNNNNNNNNNNNNNNNNNNNNNNNNNNNNNNNNNNNNNNNNNNNNNNNNNNNNNNNNNNNNNNNNNNNNNNNNNNNNNNNNNNNNNNNNNNNNNNNNNNNNNNNNNNNNNNNNNNNNNNNNNTTACCAACTGCTTGGCTCaagctcgagctcgactccttctGTTTTTGTGCATGATATAGCTTCTTAATAGAGCGCTCATAGTCTGAGCCCGGTCTCTTCACAACCGGTTGAGCATTATCAATAAAGTGGTGTATCACTTCCTCAGGTATTTTCTCCTTTGACGGCGGGGGCAGTTTCTTCACAAAAAAGGCCTTCACTTGGGCATCCACTTCGACGTTGTTTTCCTTGATGGTCATCTCGTAAGCCAATTTCTTTTTGGCAGGAGGAGAGTCTTTCTTGCTTGGTGCTCTCTTCCGCTTTGGAGAAGGCTGACGTGCCCGAGATCGATATGGCGGACTTGCACTGATGGGCTCCGTCTCGGGGTGGGGTggtggagtcggctgacgcggtggcgGACTAGCGCCGCGCTACGTCTCGGGCAGGGTTGGGGAGGAGAAGGGGAGTCGGGGAACCGGCAGCGCCTAGGGTTTCGCCCCTGAGTCGCTCGAGAGCGGACGACGCGGATCGTTGTTACTATTATTTCCTttcaaaaaaggagaaagaaacccGAGACTCTGCATGggtcgatgcatgcagccatccgTCCCAGCTAAGTAGTGTCGAGTTCATCCGAGTTTTCTCACCAGCACAGTAACATATGTGGAAAAGCACTCTACAAAGTGCAAGCTACTTTTGGACGTTAGATAGAGCAGTCGATCTGCCCGTCGCTACCGAGCCACCGGTCGCTCGTCCAACAAAGCATCCGAGCACCTATAAATTGAACCACGAGCCCACGGCACGACGCACAGTGCACCACGAAATTAACCCCGGTTCACTCCGATCATCATCCATCCACCACCGATGGCCCGACGCCGGAGCAGCGGCGGCATCTCGTCCGCGCTGAGCCTGGGGCTCGCCGTGATGGCCGTCACATGGGCGACGTCCAcggcgcagcagcagcagcagcaaccgccGGCCGTGCCAAGCGTGAGCGTGCCGAGCTGCCCGCCGGTGCAGGCCTCGCTGTCGCCGTGCGTGAGCTACTTCATCGGCAACTCCTCGCCGCCGTCCGACGCGTGCTGCAGCCAGATGCAGGCCATGTTCCAGTCGCAGGCGCCCTGCCTCTGCGCCGCCGTGTCCGCCGTGCCCGCCCAGCTCGGGTCCGTGGTCGGCGGCCTGCTCCCCACCGCCTGCAACCTGCCCCCCAACGCCTGCTCCGGTACGCGCATGCTGCCTGCAGCGACATGATATACACGTAGGAAAACTGAAATGGAATGAGAGAGAGTGACTAACCACTTCtgtttgcgtgtgtgtgtgtgcagccGTGACAGGGACCTCGAGCTCTGCTCCGGCTGGTGGCGCAGCGGCGCCGTCGTCGTCGGGGACACCTACTGATGCTGCTGCGGCTGCGCCGGTGACCGGTCCGGCTGATGCGAACCCGGCTGGCACGCCTTCCGGTGGTGGGGTGAAGTCGGTTCCGGGGACGGTAGATTCGGCTGCCGTTGAGTGCAAGGGGACCTCCGCTGCCGTCGTCGTCCTGGCCATGGCTGCCTCGTTCCTAGTAGCTGCTTCTGTTTTCTGATCTCATTGTGTGATTCCGGCCGGGGTTTGCTGTGAGCTTATCTCACGATTAGATACTCAGTTTATCATTGATCTGATCCAGTGCGCATCAGCGTTGTGACTTCTTTTTTATTGGTTATCATCCCCAATGCACATCAGAGTTGTCACTTGGTGGTTTGATACAGTACCAGCTTTTCCGGAAAAAACTTTTGATCTATTATTTTTAACATTAGTATAGATGCAAGCGCTCAttaatacgcgcatacactcacccctatcaacgcacacacgcacatcctatcCCTACGAGCATCTTCgaggactgagccggcatatcatcttgagattt is drawn from Triticum dicoccoides isolate Atlit2015 ecotype Zavitan chromosome 4A, WEW_v2.0, whole genome shotgun sequence and contains these coding sequences:
- the LOC119287120 gene encoding uncharacterized protein LOC119287120; translated protein: MARRRSSGGISSALSLGLAVMAVTWATSTAQQQQQQPPAVPSVSVPSCPPVQASLSPCVSYFIGNSSPPSDACCSQMQAMFQSQAPCLCAAVSAVPAQLGSVVGGLLPTACNLPPNACSAVTGTSSSAPAGGAAAPSSSGTPTDAAAAAPVTGPADANPAGTPSGGGVKSVPGTVDSAAVECKGTSAAVVVLAMAASFLVAASVF